A region of the Peptococcaceae bacterium genome:
CTTCAATAAAGTATATTCTCCCCTGCCTGTCCACCATAAATTCAAATTCAATCGGCCCAAACCATTCCAGCTTTTTCATAAACGTCATGGCAAGATCTATCAGTTCGGGATAATAAACGCTTTCCTGTATTGTGCTCGAACCTATATCCACCGGGTAAAGCCTTATTGGCTTGTAAACATAAGAAGCCCTCAGTTCGGAGTCTTTATTAAACAGCAAACACAGCCCATATTTTTGGGTGGGGAATATATATTTCTGGACAATAGGGTAGGGGTATTTCCTGTGAACGTGGAGATAAGTATCGGCAAAAACCTTTTTTTCTTCGGCCAGGCATATTCCCCGTGAACCAGAACTGTTCCTCGGTTTTATGATCACCGGAAAATCCAGCCGGTTCGCAATATCGTCCAGTTCTTCCAAGTTGCCGGGCGCGATAGTGTCCGGGCAAAGAAGCCCCGCACGCTGGGCCGCCAGCACTGACAGCTCCTTATCGGCGGCAATCCTGTAACTTTCCACCGGCGGCAGTACAAAACGGCAAATACTTTCCAATTCATCCTTATGATCCATAATCACTTTTAGCGTCGCGTCGTCCATAGGAATGCACACGTCGCACTGGTAATCCCGCAAAGTTTTTACCAGCCAGCCAAAAAATTGATCCTGTTTATTCTTTGGATCGGGATAAACCAACGCCTTTTTGCAGTATTTGGAGAACAGCGCAGGAGCAAATCTTGTTGTTTCAGCCGCCAGCACCTCCAAACCTTTTTTACCCAGTGAACGCACCGCAGCCAGCGTCTTCCTTGGCTGTCCGTCCGTCAGGAGCACTCTTTTTCCCATCCGTTTTCACCCGTTTCCATTAAGATCAGGTTCATGAAATATATGGTATATTTTTAGATTATCATCCTCATAAAAAACCGTTATGTTATCGTGCGACCTTTGGTAAGCCTCCATTAGCCTGGCCGCTTTGGCTTCAATGATACCTCTTTGTTCAGCATTTATATAATATTGTTTATAAGGATTATCTCCTTCCGGTTCAAGCTCTTTTTCGGCATCTGCCTGCATTACTTTTCTTCCCAAGTATAAAGGTACTTTTTCCACATAAACAAAGACGTGGTGTGTCGGGATAGGCAGTTTAAAGTCGGGGCTCTCCAATTCTTCCGGCGTAAATCTTTGCACAAACCTGAGAAGGTCATAATGCCATCCTATACCAAGCGCTTGTTGATATTGTTCCGCTGGCGCCACAATCGTCCAGTCAAGCGGTTTAAAATCCCTTTTGATGACCAGGTAATTCAATACTGCAGCCTCATATTCAAGGGTACTCGCCTGGAGCTTACCCGGCGGGTAAATATATAACACAAACAGGCAAAGAACAGTAACAGCAGTCTTATAAAATATATTTTTTGCACGTTCAGCCGCGGCAGAAGAAAAAAGCGGGAACAAGCGAATCAAAAGATCTAAGCCGCAGGAATACACGGTCGCCAGCATCATTGACAAAAACATGCTTGTCCTGTACGGGTCAATTAATACGGGCAGGTTTAATTCCAGTCCCCGGTAATGGAGAATCGTGAAAAAAGTGATAAAGGCTATGCTGGCGATTCGCACTGTTTTATATTTGGCTTTTACAAAAATAACATAATAAAGGATTAGGAAAATGATTAATAGCAGCGCGCAATCAATAAAAGGATTTTTAGTCACCATCTTCTGGAGGTAACCCATAAGGTCCAGTTTTAGCGACCCGGCTTTAACGTACGCTTTAACGTAGCTTGCGGAAGAACCATGAAAATCTTTCCCCCCCAGCAAACCAACAGCCAAGGGCAACAAACCGGCGGCAACCGCTGCCAGGCTGTAACCGGCATAGTCGAAAATATTTCTTATTTTAATTCGTAATACTACTAGGGCAACCGCCATCATTATCGCCGACCAAAGGCCCAGGTACACCGTGGAAAAAGGATGTATCAGGACCGTCACCGAAAGGGCCTCGGCAAAAAGCAGCAGGTATCTCCTCTTGCCCGATTTCAAGTATAGCCAGAAGAAATACAAACCAGGCAAAACGAAGACGACAGCGTGTTCCTGGGCGATGAGGGACACCTGCCTGGAAATCGCGGAAGGGAACTCCGGCCTGGTAACAAGCCCGAATACCACGGCGGCAATCAAACTGGCCGCTCTGTTTTCAATCATCCTCACTGCAAAATAATACACGCTTAAAAATATCATCACACCTATGAATGGGCCAATGAACCTGCTTAACCAGTACGGGTCGATAAAAAACGTCTTGTGCAGGGCAGAAAGGCACGCATGGGACCCGAAGGGGTAAACGCCGTCGTGGTATATTTGGTTCAGGCTAAGGTATTTTTGCCAGGCCAAGCTAACGTAAGAGTCCGGAGCTGCAAACGTGGCATGGGACACAGAGTGCCTGAACCTGATAAAGGCTGCCCCGATGAAAACAATGACGGGAAAAAGCCCGTAAAACGGGTCGTGGAAACCCGTTTTAACCTGGCCCCATGCTTCTTTTTTAAGTCTTTTAAGCCACGCGTAGAAGCGGCGACGCGATTCTCCGGCAAACCCCGTGTCTCCTTCCGAAATGTTGAACAGCTGGACAAGCAAGGCCAGGCCGAGGCCTTCAAGCACGGCGAACCATGATTTTCCCTTCCGCCTGATTATCAGGACGTACGCCACCAGGTATGAAAAGAGGAGCGAGAATGTGTCATACAGTTTCAAGAAGGCTAAAATATGCACTATTATAATCGTCAATAAAGTGGAATGGGTGAGGCTGATAAACACCTTGTCCAGGAATTTGTCGGCCTCTTCATCAAAACTGGCGATGCGTGAAGGGATGATTATATAAAGCAGGCAAAACACAAAAATCACTTTTATCATCATCGCGATGGTGTAACCCTGGCTGATCATACCGCCTCGCCCTCCGCTAGCTCCGGATTGAACCCTGTTCCTGGCCCCAGATCTTTTGGAAGGTTTCCTCCCTGGTGACAGGCTGGTGGATACGCGCTATTTTAAGGTTTTCATCCTCGTAAAACAGGCTCAGGTTATCGTGTGTTTTCTCGTATATCGCCAGCCACTCCTTCAACTGCTGGTTTTCCTTTTCCCGCTGGTCATAGATGGACTTTTCTCTGTTTGCCCTGAAAACCCTTTTCTCGTGGTAAATGAAAATATCGGGTGGACATCCTTCCAGCTTTTCAGCACGCGGGTCGTACGTTTTTAGAAAGTCGCCGAGCATCATATGATAACCCCTGCTGTACACCAGGGCGTATCCCTCTTCCTGCGACACAATCATCCACTCGGTGCGGCGCAGCGTTGAACTGATGCGCAGGTATTGCTCCACGCCGCTTTCATACTCCATTTTATAAGGGATAATGGGTTGAGGACGGATAGAAAAGAAAATAAAGCCAAGAAAACAAAAGCATAGAACCAATTCAACCGCCCGGCGCCTTAGCGGCGCAGCCAGCTGGCCGGCGGCAAACCAGCCCGCGCCCATGCACACCGGCGATACCAGCCCCCACAGCTCCCGGGCGCGCGTGGATATGACCAAGCTCCCGCTTACCAGCCCGCCGTAATAATAGAGTAAAAAGGTTGCTGTGCCAAGCAGGATAATGAACCTGGCAAAAAACAGTTCGTTCCCCTTTTTCCATTTTACTAACTGGTAAACGAAAAGCATCGCCACCCCGGCCAGGGCGAAATAATCGGTGAGCATTAATTCGGGCAGTGCTGCCACATAGGCCTTTTCCAATAAAAACTCGGCCGAGGACTCGTAGAAACCCTTCCCCATCAGCAAGCCGATGCCGACAGGCAGCAGGGCTACCGCCATACTTGCCGTCCCTGCCAGGCAGGTTTTCCATATCTTGTTAATATTTTCACGAAAACCGGAAACGGCAGCGAGAAAAAGCAGGAGTCCAATACCCAAGCCTATGAAGGCATAAGCCAAGGAATGCGTCAGACCTGCTATGAAAACCGCCGCTGAACCGGCAAAAAAGTCAGCCCGGTCACCATGCTTTATGTAACGGGAAAGGAAATAAAAGGCCGGCATCACAAATATAAACGCGTATTCCTGCGAGTTGGCGGCTGCCTGTCTCATCCAGCCGATTGTCAAATATGGCCCCAGCACTCCATACATTACGGCCGCCAGGATCCCCGGCGCTTTTCTTCCCGTCCAGCGGCTCACCGCGAAATAGATGCTTAAAGTGATCATTATCCCGTGCAGGGGACCGGAGTAATTGACAATATACAGCGGGTCCAGCGCTGAAAACTTGTGCAAAAAATCCAGGTACAGGTGAAAACCCTGCGGGTATATG
Encoded here:
- a CDS encoding ATP-grasp domain-containing protein yields the protein MGKRVLLTDGQPRKTLAAVRSLGKKGLEVLAAETTRFAPALFSKYCKKALVYPDPKNKQDQFFGWLVKTLRDYQCDVCIPMDDATLKVIMDHKDELESICRFVLPPVESYRIAADKELSVLAAQRAGLLCPDTIAPGNLEELDDIANRLDFPVIIKPRNSSGSRGICLAEEKKVFADTYLHVHRKYPYPIVQKYIFPTQKYGLCLLFNKDSELRASYVYKPIRLYPVDIGSSTIQESVYYPELIDLAMTFMKKLEWFGPIEFEFMVDRQGRIYFIEVNPRLWASLNTAILAGVDFPWLLYRLAMEGDVEEVHTYITGLMGRWLLPGDILHFIANKDRFKMDPPFLAGKKRNVHDDILSWDDPLPTLGFVLACLRYLPDLQMWKEVLGRGLKRKNK